A segment of the Chryseobacterium vaccae genome:
AATGCTCTCTGCTCTGAAGAAAACCATCGATTAACACTCATATGAATATAACTGGATAGATTTTCTCTGCAGAGCTTTAAGTTCTTTAGGTTCTTATTTCGAATATTAAATTCTTCTTCAAAATGAGAACTTGTAAAGAACGAATGCAGATCTTCCTTTAAAATCCTATATTTTAAATTGATATGAGATTTTAATTCTGCAGAAAATTCCTGCAAAAATACACTTTCCATAGACTTACAGAAATCTAATTTTTCCTGTAACGAAAAATTGAATAAAGAAAGCCAGTGATCTACATTTTTTACAGAGGCAAATAACCGGATGTCTTCAAAGTGGGTAAAATGATCGTGAGACAATAAGCTTAAAACCAGCAGGCTGTCGTAATAAAAGGCTGCTTCGGTGGCCTCCATGTATTCTGGAAAATACCGTTCAATTTCCCTGTGGTAAGAGTCTATCTGCAGGTTCCATATTGTTTCCTGCTGAAGGTATGGATTTAATGCGGTGTAGACTCTTTGAAGAACCTCCGAATATAAACCGGTATTGATTAAATTGACTCTAAATCTGATATGATAATGAGGATCGGTATATAAGATATAAAATGCAGACCTGATGATGTTATCTTTTATCAGCTCATCCAAAATAGGTTTCAGAACTTCAGACAAAATATGATCTGAAAGAGCAGAGCTGCAGTATATTTTTAAATACAGCCATTCGCTCCCTGGTGCAAAGCTTCTTTGTAGAGCTGATGACTCCCTGCGAAATGAAGAAACCGGGTTTTTAAAATTCTTATTTTCCAATGGAAGAATAATCTGCTGGTTATAATTCTTTTCACCATCAACAGGAAGCAGCCATTCCGCCAGCTGCAGCATTTTATTATTTTTTAATTCGTCAATAAGTAAAGACAAATACGTGTCATTGGAAGTATCTAAGAAGAGCTCATTATCTCCCTGAACCAATACAACATATTTGGAGACATTCCACGTTTTGAAAAACTTTTTTAGCTCAGCGAGGGGATCGGCAGCGTTTTTAATGAGGATAATATCACTTTCATGCAGCAGCCAGCAGGCACGGTGCAGGATAATATTTTTATAGGCTATGCGCGGAACAAATCTTTTTTTGGTTTTAGAATAGTTGATATCCAGATGAATATTATCCTGCCCCTGAGATTGTAAGGCACACAGGAATTTATAATAAATATTTTCACTTTTATGAAAATTGTGAGCATTAGAGAGGCGGGGAATGACTCTTTTATTGAGTCTTCTGGATCTTAAAATAATTTCTTCTTTTTCTATTGAGATCAAAAGATCACTTAACAGGATCTGATGGGTATCTTCACTGCTGCTGCCTGCAAAAATGGGAATTTCATATGCTGAGAACTTAGGCCTCCTGGCAATATTGGCGACTCTCTTTTCGGGAATGTAGATGACTTCAGCGAGTATGATATCAGGATTTTTCTCCTGTTCATTGTGGTGTATGTCCCTGCAGAGCGTTTCTATTTCCGGATTGAATAAAGAAAGTCTTCCCAGAATAGAATTAGCTCCGGAGTTTCCTACACTTTGTAAGAAGAAGCTTCCCTGGACAGGAGATCCTATAATGCTGAAGTTTTGATGGCTGACAGGATTTTCTTCTATTATTCCTAAATCGGAATGTTCTAAATGAACGGCCTGGTTTCCTCCTTTTTCAATTAAATCTAAAATAAAATCGGTATTGGAACTCCGGGCAGCCTTTTTATCGTCTTTATTTTTAGCTGCAAGACCTTCTATGAGAGGATTTACATGGAGGCTGCCTATTTTGGATGCTGCCGGAAATCCGATGCCAGATTCAGAGTCTAACACTTCCATAAGGGGAACTTCCCGTGACTCGTATCGGGTAGTGAAAGTACTTTTAAAGGTTTTCAGATCTTTATGCAGAGGGTTGGCAGAACCAAATTTGTGAAGTATGGCCACTGAAGTATATATATTGCGGCGGGTTTTTTCATCCAGTTCAATTTTACCTTCAGGGGAATGATTGAGGTCCACATGGAAAAAGTGGGTTTTATCAATTCCCAGTTCTTTAACGGCGTATTTAAGTTCATTTATTTCAGAAACAGGCAGGTAATCCAGTGCTGTACCATCTAATAAGGCTATACAGTGCTCTATTTTGTTAAGAATGAATAAATAGACTCCTGCTTCGGCAATATCATTTTTAATCAGCCTTTGGACGATATTTTTAATATTCTGAATATTGTCTTCTGTGAGGGTGAGCTGAATTTCACTTACCAAAAACTGAATATCAATCAGCTCTTCCAGAAAATCTGAGATTTCATCATGGCTAAAGTCCGGAAGCAGCTGTTTTTTGATATCATCATAGCTGGTATATTGGGAAAATTCGGAAATACGTTCAAGATATTCATTGAAATCCAATGATATCATCTGGCATTTTTCTTCCCCGTTATGGTTGGTGAATTCCTGGTACCTATACTGCCCGGAGGTTTTAAACAGGGTATTATTGACTTTATATTTCAGGTTTTTCCGGATCTTTTCATTGTTTTCAATGTGAGATTTGAATTCTCTTAAAAAATCCATATCAATCCTGGTTTTCCTGGAGGGAAGTATCGTTTCTTCCTGATCATCCTGTCCCAGATGCTTCAGAGCAATACCGGCCATGGTTCCATAAGGGGTACACCTGGTGCTGGATCGGATGGCATATTTCTTTAGGGTATGGATGAGCTTGGGAATTCTGTCTGGTTTAAGCGTCTTCTCCCGATACTGGATGATGGTGTGATATAGATCCGGAGAACTCCAATAGATGGAGGTGATGAACGTATCATCTTGTATCAGGCTGTCTACCACATCTTCTATATCCCTGGTTTCCCTGTTATTAAATAGTATATCATAAGAATATAAAGGCTTTCTTAATATATACCTATTGTATGTCTCATATTTCATAATTCCCGGCTTCTGAAGGGTATTTTAATTATCAGTACCCTAAACTTTGATCTTTTATAATAATGATTATCCTATAAAAATAGGTTTTTATCCCAGAAAAAGCATGTTTGATCGAAAACAATTTCATTCCGTATAAAAGTGACATACTTTTGAAACATAAAATTAAAGCACACGTGTAAAAAGCCAGTTTTATTAACCAACAACAAAAAAATAAATTAACAATTAAAAACAAACATTATGAACAACAAATTTGACAAGAAGTCTTTGACTGAAGCTTTAAAGACTGTAAGATTAGAAGAAAGACAAGAAATGATTAACCCGGCTGCTTCAGAAGCTGCAGATGCAATCAGCGTATCTTTCGATTCTTAATCACCCCAATCAACAACAAAACAATTTAACAACAATTAAAAACAAACATTATGAGCAACAAATTTGACAACCAATCTTTAACAGAAGCATTAAAAACTGTAAAACTAGAAGAAAGACAAGAAATGATTAACCCGGCTGCTTCAGAAGCTGCAGATGCAATCAGCGTATCTTTCGATTCTTAATCAACACCCCATTAACAATACAATAATTTAACAACAATTAAAAACAAACATTATGAGCAACAAATTTGACAACCAATCTTTAACAGAAGCATTAAAAACTGTAAAACTAGAAGAAAGACAAGAAATGATTAACCCGGCTGCTTCAGAAGCTGCAGATGCAATCAGCGTATCTTTCGATTCTTAATCAACACCCCATTAACAATACAATAATTTAACAACAATTAAAAACAAACATTATGAGCAACAAATTTGACAACCAATCTTTAACAGAAGCATTAAAAACTGTAAAACTAGAAGAAAGACAAGAAATGATTAATCCGGCTGCTTCAGAAGCTGCAGATGCAATCAGCGTATCTTTCGATTCTTAAGAAGAAACTTAGAATATTCTACCTATTATATAGAGGAGGATGGAATATTTCTCCTCTATATACTAAAAATAAATTAGTGTTTTGTGGATGCCACAAAGACCAGACTAATTTATAAAAACCATGAAAATTCAAGCTAGAACATAGCCTAATGAACGCTTACCAATAGCTTTCATTAATAAAATGCAGGTTGATTTATGAAACACCTGCCCGTCAGAACCATATCAACACCCTCTTAAAAACCCACCAATAATTTCTTTTTTAAAAA
Coding sequences within it:
- a CDS encoding lantibiotic dehydratase translates to MKYETYNRYILRKPLYSYDILFNNRETRDIEDVVDSLIQDDTFITSIYWSSPDLYHTIIQYREKTLKPDRIPKLIHTLKKYAIRSSTRCTPYGTMAGIALKHLGQDDQEETILPSRKTRIDMDFLREFKSHIENNEKIRKNLKYKVNNTLFKTSGQYRYQEFTNHNGEEKCQMISLDFNEYLERISEFSQYTSYDDIKKQLLPDFSHDEISDFLEELIDIQFLVSEIQLTLTEDNIQNIKNIVQRLIKNDIAEAGVYLFILNKIEHCIALLDGTALDYLPVSEINELKYAVKELGIDKTHFFHVDLNHSPEGKIELDEKTRRNIYTSVAILHKFGSANPLHKDLKTFKSTFTTRYESREVPLMEVLDSESGIGFPAASKIGSLHVNPLIEGLAAKNKDDKKAARSSNTDFILDLIEKGGNQAVHLEHSDLGIIEENPVSHQNFSIIGSPVQGSFFLQSVGNSGANSILGRLSLFNPEIETLCRDIHHNEQEKNPDIILAEVIYIPEKRVANIARRPKFSAYEIPIFAGSSSEDTHQILLSDLLISIEKEEIILRSRRLNKRVIPRLSNAHNFHKSENIYYKFLCALQSQGQDNIHLDINYSKTKKRFVPRIAYKNIILHRACWLLHESDIILIKNAADPLAELKKFFKTWNVSKYVVLVQGDNELFLDTSNDTYLSLLIDELKNNKMLQLAEWLLPVDGEKNYNQQIILPLENKNFKNPVSSFRRESSALQRSFAPGSEWLYLKIYCSSALSDHILSEVLKPILDELIKDNIIRSAFYILYTDPHYHIRFRVNLINTGLYSEVLQRVYTALNPYLQQETIWNLQIDSYHREIERYFPEYMEATEAAFYYDSLLVLSLLSHDHFTHFEDIRLFASVKNVDHWLSLFNFSLQEKLDFCKSMESVFLQEFSAELKSHINLKYRILKEDLHSFFTSSHFEEEFNIRNKNLKNLKLCRENLSSYIHMSVNRWFSSEQRALELMTYSFASRYYSRILSQTR